The Prevotella melaninogenica genome window below encodes:
- the ruvA gene encoding Holliday junction branch migration protein RuvA: MIEYIRGELADLTPALAVVEAHGVGYALNISLNTYSAIQGKTAVKLYVHEAIMTGGRDDNYTLYGFANKQERSLYRLLITVSGVGANTARMILSSLTPAELCNVIANGDEKMLKTVKGIGLRTAQRIIVDLKDKIMQSGIADELHVSSQPNTPTVNTAIKDEAVSALTMLGFSPAPSAKVVVSILAEQPDLPVEQVVKLALKMIK, translated from the coding sequence ATGATTGAATACATCAGGGGCGAATTAGCTGACCTGACACCTGCTTTGGCTGTTGTCGAGGCACATGGTGTGGGTTATGCACTGAACATTTCGCTTAATACTTATAGTGCCATACAGGGTAAGACTGCTGTGAAACTCTATGTGCACGAGGCTATTATGACAGGTGGACGCGACGATAACTATACGCTCTATGGCTTTGCCAATAAGCAGGAACGCTCGCTCTATCGACTGTTGATTACCGTTTCGGGGGTAGGTGCAAACACCGCACGTATGATTCTCTCATCACTGACACCTGCAGAACTCTGCAATGTCATTGCCAACGGTGATGAGAAGATGCTGAAGACGGTGAAAGGTATCGGACTCCGTACAGCACAACGTATCATCGTTGACTTGAAGGACAAGATTATGCAGAGCGGTATTGCAGACGAACTACATGTTAGCAGCCAGCCTAACACTCCAACTGTCAACACTGCTATCAAGGACGAAGCGGTCAGTGCATTGACAATGCTGGGCTTCTCTCCTGCCCCATCAGCAAAGGTTGTTGTAAGCATCCTCGCTGAACAGCCAGACCTACCAGTGGAACAGGTTGTTAAGTTGGCGTTGAAGATGATTAAGTAG